A DNA window from Drosophila virilis strain 15010-1051.87 chromosome 4, Dvir_AGI_RSII-ME, whole genome shotgun sequence contains the following coding sequences:
- the LOC6628441 gene encoding major facilitator superfamily domain-containing protein 6 isoform X2, whose translation MVKMASEETVTEATRTEKVELSHFGEFCQRHGINPNLIMLKITLFVMYGATSSLLPYLTIHMQSIGLTVEEIAIIYLALPFTTFLSPPITGFLVDKFGKYKPVVVMSLLLNAIFHHSLLFIPQQEIPGVVPSAFVIRHPESGDTEVWWSPCPSRECPEEPELDLAVYQCVDYCLMQEQVNPELYSDVTQYDRSTTRTTTTRATLGPSMNANEPALVTTTTTTSTTSSPASSLPALFATQTRSRYQDALNMSSTMFPPLENVSALSLQVQQPPSGAASSPAVELSAMSMQGFNLSAGNTGDKSKASSSWVHSDDADATYFMLQMHPDLADPTEQLGMEIEQDDNETVTDIRQRFGEDRLVKMQINLTDMDDLDLRCGGLVRRTNMSYVNTKAVRCLMQRCTFTLNAPEICPPDYKETDDTIFWIYFLLRFLATTMLSAGVTIMDPIALTMIEKFGGDFGRERLFSSIGMAIFSPITGIMIDYSSRGLGYTDYSAAFYTYDVLLVISTMSVLMMPLGEKLPADNVFRDLWNLLKMPHVIAFIIFLFVLGNFWGFIESFLFLYLKELGAPNYLLGITITVGTVSSIPFLYGAEKITRIFGHVNLIIIAFFSHAGRLVGYSFIENAWWCFPFEAMESLSCHLMWVAAATYCSILAPKSLLATLIGVLGMAHFSLGRGSGSFTGGLLIGQFGTRDAFRYMGLLAVVGGIAYGLLHLIWLRKFDHTTEESEEDVEAVEAGETEKLTEPATKEQGTSMSLERLSLMIKYNQIGSLSSLPRGSRADIHDHLSVRRSSYNVESLRGVPRHGNIGNSASKVDILRSALEINHKSSNNSMLSKADNKTSNQSLGRNRADSAPKLNHSNLKNISQPALEGVVLEDQEGPKVIPEETELNSSKTTVSGCLEEAASKAESIGCEKSVQDDDN comes from the exons ccaCTTCATCATTGCTGCCCTATTTGACGATACACATGCAATCGATTGGGCTGACGGTGGAGGAAATAGCGATTATCTACTTGGCGTTGCCGTTCACAACTTTTCTCAGCCCTCCAATTACAG GTTTTCTCGTTGACAAATTTGGCAAATACAAGCCAGTCGTTGTGATGAGTCTTCTACTGAATGCAATTTTCCATCACTCGCTGCTCTTCATACCGCAGCAGGAGATACCAGGAGTGGTCCCATCGGCATTTGTAATCCGGCATCCGGAGAGCGGCGACACTGAG GTCTGGTGGTCACCTTGCCCCAGTAGAGAGTGTCCGGAAGAGCCCGAGCTGGATTTGGCTGTATATCAATGCGTTGACTATTGTCTGATGCAGGAGCAAGTAAATCCAGAACTTTACTCCGATGTGACGCAGTATGATAGGTCCACAACAAGGACGACCACGACGAGGGCAACGCTCGGTCCGAGCATGAATGCGAATGAGCCAGCCTTGGTgaccaccacaacaacaacatcgacgACCTCTTCGCCAGCGTCGTCATTACCAGCATTATTCGCAACACAAACGAGAAGCAGATACCAAGATGCACTTAATATGTCATCGACCATGTTCCCGCCGCTGGAGAACGTTTCTGCCTTGTCCTTGCAAGTGCAGCAGCCACCCTCTGGCGCTGCTTCATCGCCAGCTGTGGAATTGTCAGCCATGTCCATGCAGGGATTTAATC TTTCTGCGGGCAATACGGGCGACAAATCAAAGGCCAGCAGCAGTTGGGTGCATTCGGATGATGCGGATGCGACGTACTTTATGCTGCAAATGCATCCCGATTTGGCGGACCCCACCGAGCAGCTGGGCATGGAAATCGAGCAAGATGACAACGAAACGGTCACCGATATTAGGCAACGTTTTGGCGAGGATAGGCTTgtgaaaatgcaaatcaatCTCACTGACATGGACGACCTGGATTTGCGATGCGGAGGCCTGGTTAGGCGCACCAACATGTCCTATGTGAACACAAAGGCCGTCAGGTGCTTGATGCAACGCTGCACGTTCACGTTGAATGCGCCCGAAATTTGCCCACCTGACTACAAAGAAACCGATGACACAATATTCTGGATATACTTTCTACTACG atTTCTTGCAACGACCATGTTGTCGGCAGGAGTCACCATTATGGATCCCATTGCATTGACGATGATTGAGAAGTTCGGTGGAGACTTTGGACGTGAACGCTTGTTTTCGAGCATTGGCATGGCCATCTTCTCGCCCATTACGGGTATCATGATTGACTACTCGTCACGCGGATTGGGCTACACAGACTACTCGGCTGCCTTTTATACGTACGATGTGCTGTTGGTCATATCGACAATGTCCGTGCTAATGATGCCGCTGGGCGAGAAGCTGCCGGCGGATAATGTCTTTCGGGATTTATGGAATCTATTGAAAATGCCGCACGTGATTGCCTTTATAATATTTCTGTTTGTGCTCGGAAATTTCTGGGGCTTTATCGAGAGCTTTCTATTTTTGTATCTCAAGGAGCTGGGCGCTCCTAACTACTTGTTGG GCATTACAATTACTGTGGGCACCGTGAGCAGCATTCCATTTTTGTATGGTGCGGAGAAAATCACACGCATATTTGGACACGTTAATTTGATTATCATTGCGTTCTTTTCGCACGCCGGACGCCTAGTGGGCTATTCGTTTATCGA AAACGCCTGGTGGTGCTTTCCGTTCGAGGCCATGGAATCGCTCTCCTGCCACCTGATGTGGGTGGCAGCTGCCACCTACTGCTCCATATTGGCACCCAAAAGCTTGCTGGCCACGCTGATTGGCGTACTCGGCATGGCTCACTTTAGCTTGG GacgcggcagcggcagctttaCGGGCGGCCTGCTCATCGGACAGTTTGGCACACGCGATGCATTCCGTTACATGGGCCTGCTTGCCGTGGTGGGCGGCATTGCGTATGGGCTGCTGCATCTCATTTGGCTGCGCAAATTTGATCACACAACAGAGGAGTCCGAGGAGGACGTTGAGGCCGTCGAAGCTGGCGAGACCGAAAAGCTGACCGAGCCCGCCACCAAGGAGCAGGGCACATCCATGTCGCTGGAACGCCTCAGCCTAATGATCAAGTACAATCAGATTGGCAGTCTGTCATCGCTGCCAAGAGGCTCGAGG GCGGATATACATGACCATTTATCGGTGCGCCGCAGCAGCTACAACGTGGAGTCCTTGAGGGGCGTGCCACGGCACGGGAACATTGGCAATAGCGCCTCTAAGGTGGATATACTGCGTTCGGCGCTCGAAATTAATCACAAGTCCTCCAACAATTCGATGCTGAGCAAAGCCGATAACAAAACGTCAAATCAATCACTGGGACGAAATCGTGCCGACAGTGCGCCCAAATTGAATCACAGCAATCTGAAGAACATTTCACAGCCCGCCCTGGAGGGTGTCGTTTTGGAG GATCAGGAGGGACCCAAGGTAATACCCGAGGAAACGGAATTGAATTCGTCCAAAACAACTGTGTCTGGCTGCTTGGAGGAGGCGGCATCTAAGGCCGAGTCCATTGGCTGTGAGAAGAGCGTGCAGGATGATGACAATTGA
- the LOC6628441 gene encoding major facilitator superfamily domain-containing protein 6 isoform X1, which translates to MVKMASEETVTEATRTEKVELSHFGEFCQRHGINPNLIMLKITLFVMYGATSSLLPYLTIHMQSIGLTVEEIAIIYLALPFTTFLSPPITGFLVDKFGKYKPVVVMSLLLNAIFHHSLLFIPQQEIPGVVPSAFVIRHPESGDTEVWWSPCPSRECPEEPELDLAVYQCVDYCLMQEQVNPELYSDVTQYDRSTTRTTTTRATLGPSMNANEPALVTTTTTTSTTSSPASSLPALFATQTRSRYQDALNMSSTMFPPLENVSALSLQVQQPPSGAASSPAVELSAMSMQGFNLSAGNTGDKSKASSSWVHSDDADATYFMLQMHPDLADPTEQLGMEIEQDDNETVTDIRQRFGEDRLVKMQINLTDMDDLDLRCGGLVRRTNMSYVNTKAVRCLMQRCTFTLNAPEICPPDYKETDDTIFWIYFLLRFLATTMLSAGVTIMDPIALTMIEKFGGDFGRERLFSSIGMAIFSPITGIMIDYSSRGLGYTDYSAAFYTYDVLLVISTMSVLMMPLGEKLPADNVFRDLWNLLKMPHVIAFIIFLFVLGNFWGFIESFLFLYLKELGAPNYLLGITITVGTVSSIPFLYGAEKITRIFGHVNLIIIAFFSHAGRLVGYSFIENAWWCFPFEAMESLSCHLMWVAAATYCSILAPKSLLATLIGVLGMAHFSLGRGSGSFTGGLLIGQFGTRDAFRYMGLLAVVGGIAYGLLHLIWLRKFDHTTEESEEDVEAVEAGETEKLTEPATKEQGTSMSLERLSLMIKYNQIGSLSSLPRGSRADIHDHLSVRRSSYNVESLRGVPRHGNIGNSASKVDILRSALEINHKSSNNSMLSKADNKTSNQSLGRNRADSAPKLNHSNLKNISQPALEGVVLEGVESTFFPSRMKKYPSGLLTSIPAVDLSVIPSSMLMDQEGPKVIPEETELNSSKTTVSGCLEEAASKAESIGCEKSVQDDDN; encoded by the exons ccaCTTCATCATTGCTGCCCTATTTGACGATACACATGCAATCGATTGGGCTGACGGTGGAGGAAATAGCGATTATCTACTTGGCGTTGCCGTTCACAACTTTTCTCAGCCCTCCAATTACAG GTTTTCTCGTTGACAAATTTGGCAAATACAAGCCAGTCGTTGTGATGAGTCTTCTACTGAATGCAATTTTCCATCACTCGCTGCTCTTCATACCGCAGCAGGAGATACCAGGAGTGGTCCCATCGGCATTTGTAATCCGGCATCCGGAGAGCGGCGACACTGAG GTCTGGTGGTCACCTTGCCCCAGTAGAGAGTGTCCGGAAGAGCCCGAGCTGGATTTGGCTGTATATCAATGCGTTGACTATTGTCTGATGCAGGAGCAAGTAAATCCAGAACTTTACTCCGATGTGACGCAGTATGATAGGTCCACAACAAGGACGACCACGACGAGGGCAACGCTCGGTCCGAGCATGAATGCGAATGAGCCAGCCTTGGTgaccaccacaacaacaacatcgacgACCTCTTCGCCAGCGTCGTCATTACCAGCATTATTCGCAACACAAACGAGAAGCAGATACCAAGATGCACTTAATATGTCATCGACCATGTTCCCGCCGCTGGAGAACGTTTCTGCCTTGTCCTTGCAAGTGCAGCAGCCACCCTCTGGCGCTGCTTCATCGCCAGCTGTGGAATTGTCAGCCATGTCCATGCAGGGATTTAATC TTTCTGCGGGCAATACGGGCGACAAATCAAAGGCCAGCAGCAGTTGGGTGCATTCGGATGATGCGGATGCGACGTACTTTATGCTGCAAATGCATCCCGATTTGGCGGACCCCACCGAGCAGCTGGGCATGGAAATCGAGCAAGATGACAACGAAACGGTCACCGATATTAGGCAACGTTTTGGCGAGGATAGGCTTgtgaaaatgcaaatcaatCTCACTGACATGGACGACCTGGATTTGCGATGCGGAGGCCTGGTTAGGCGCACCAACATGTCCTATGTGAACACAAAGGCCGTCAGGTGCTTGATGCAACGCTGCACGTTCACGTTGAATGCGCCCGAAATTTGCCCACCTGACTACAAAGAAACCGATGACACAATATTCTGGATATACTTTCTACTACG atTTCTTGCAACGACCATGTTGTCGGCAGGAGTCACCATTATGGATCCCATTGCATTGACGATGATTGAGAAGTTCGGTGGAGACTTTGGACGTGAACGCTTGTTTTCGAGCATTGGCATGGCCATCTTCTCGCCCATTACGGGTATCATGATTGACTACTCGTCACGCGGATTGGGCTACACAGACTACTCGGCTGCCTTTTATACGTACGATGTGCTGTTGGTCATATCGACAATGTCCGTGCTAATGATGCCGCTGGGCGAGAAGCTGCCGGCGGATAATGTCTTTCGGGATTTATGGAATCTATTGAAAATGCCGCACGTGATTGCCTTTATAATATTTCTGTTTGTGCTCGGAAATTTCTGGGGCTTTATCGAGAGCTTTCTATTTTTGTATCTCAAGGAGCTGGGCGCTCCTAACTACTTGTTGG GCATTACAATTACTGTGGGCACCGTGAGCAGCATTCCATTTTTGTATGGTGCGGAGAAAATCACACGCATATTTGGACACGTTAATTTGATTATCATTGCGTTCTTTTCGCACGCCGGACGCCTAGTGGGCTATTCGTTTATCGA AAACGCCTGGTGGTGCTTTCCGTTCGAGGCCATGGAATCGCTCTCCTGCCACCTGATGTGGGTGGCAGCTGCCACCTACTGCTCCATATTGGCACCCAAAAGCTTGCTGGCCACGCTGATTGGCGTACTCGGCATGGCTCACTTTAGCTTGG GacgcggcagcggcagctttaCGGGCGGCCTGCTCATCGGACAGTTTGGCACACGCGATGCATTCCGTTACATGGGCCTGCTTGCCGTGGTGGGCGGCATTGCGTATGGGCTGCTGCATCTCATTTGGCTGCGCAAATTTGATCACACAACAGAGGAGTCCGAGGAGGACGTTGAGGCCGTCGAAGCTGGCGAGACCGAAAAGCTGACCGAGCCCGCCACCAAGGAGCAGGGCACATCCATGTCGCTGGAACGCCTCAGCCTAATGATCAAGTACAATCAGATTGGCAGTCTGTCATCGCTGCCAAGAGGCTCGAGG GCGGATATACATGACCATTTATCGGTGCGCCGCAGCAGCTACAACGTGGAGTCCTTGAGGGGCGTGCCACGGCACGGGAACATTGGCAATAGCGCCTCTAAGGTGGATATACTGCGTTCGGCGCTCGAAATTAATCACAAGTCCTCCAACAATTCGATGCTGAGCAAAGCCGATAACAAAACGTCAAATCAATCACTGGGACGAAATCGTGCCGACAGTGCGCCCAAATTGAATCACAGCAATCTGAAGAACATTTCACAGCCCGCCCTGGAGGGTGTCGTTTTGGAG GGCGTGGAATCAACGTTCTTTCCGAGCCGTATGAAAAAGTATCCAAGTGGTTTGTTAACTTCAATACCCGCTGTGGACTTATCCGTTATACCCAGCTCTATGTTAATG GATCAGGAGGGACCCAAGGTAATACCCGAGGAAACGGAATTGAATTCGTCCAAAACAACTGTGTCTGGCTGCTTGGAGGAGGCGGCATCTAAGGCCGAGTCCATTGGCTGTGAGAAGAGCGTGCAGGATGATGACAATTGA
- the LOC6628442 gene encoding membrane-associated progesterone receptor component 1, whose translation MSSIPTNTWSEQLREVISSPLGIVAMTCLVGYIAYTHMRREYPTYDDEDYEKEGHVKIPPPLKNLTLTREKLEYYDAKNPNGRYLVALLGTIYDVSSAPHDFGPNGSYEGLAGTDIMWYIRNTARFEARDFNSYLNEWKNMLEDHFYAAGMLIPDSNNDDSDSDEGTVYNSANDKDEYSEFNAEADEGEEEELTATVYESSINMDMEDVDKTIIDWTEGDKTILAM comes from the coding sequence ATGTCTTCGATACCAACCAATACATGGAGTGAGCAGCTGCGTGAAGTGATCAGTTCACCATTGGGAATTGTGGCAATGACCTGCCTCGTGGGCTATATTGCCTATACGCATATGCGCCGTGAATATCCGACCTACGATGACGAGGATTACGAGAAGGAGGGGCACGTCAAGATACCGCCGCCTCTAAAGAATCTCACTCTGACCAGGGAGAAGCTCGAATACTATGATGCAAAGAATCCCAACGGCAGGTATCTGGTCGCCCTACTGGGCACCATCTACGATGTGTCCAGTGCACCACACGACTTTGGACCGAATGGCAGCTATGAGGGATTGGCTGGTACCGATATTATGTGGTACATTCGAAATACGGCCCGCTTCGAGGCTCGCGATTTCAATAGCTATCTGAACGAGTGGAAAAACATGCTCGAAGATCACTTTTATGCAGCTGGCATGCTAATACCCGACAGCAACAATGATGATTCGGACTCGGATGAAGGCACAGTTTACAATTCGGCCAACGATAAAGATGAATACAGCGAGTTCAATGCTGAAGCCGATGAAGGCGAAGAAGAGGAACTAACGGCCACAGTTTACGAGAGCTCAATTAATATGGATATGGAGGATGTTGATAAGACGATCATCGACTGGACCGAAGGAGACAAGACTATTTTGGCCATGTAG